A genomic window from Sceloporus undulatus isolate JIND9_A2432 ecotype Alabama chromosome 9, SceUnd_v1.1, whole genome shotgun sequence includes:
- the LOC121915047 gene encoding transmembrane protein 229b-like → MGRPLSPLYRWYIYAIHGYFSEVMFTAIWDFVVDRDWKFQGVTSIWAFFIYGTCSFALERLYLLLRDRCGLLIRCTLYTLCVYLWEFSTGYVLRLFNACPWDYSGFRYNFMGLITFEYCPFWFLGCLLLEKIIICNTLRLRLNEPPKSKGQTISRFELKDD, encoded by the coding sequence ATGGGTCGGCCCCTGAGTCCCCTCTATCGGTGGTACATCTACGCCATCCATGGTTACTTCTCAGAGGTGATGTTCACAGCCATATGGGACTTTGTTGTGGACCGGGACTGGAAGTTCCAAGGAGTCACCAGCATCTGGGCCTTCTTCATCTATGGGACCTGTAGCTTTGCCTTGGAGCGTCTCTACCTCCTCCTGAGGGACCGTTGCGGTTTGCTCATCCGTTGCACCCTCTACACCCTCTGCGTCTACCTCTGGGAATTCTCCACCGGTTATGTTCTCCGCCTCTTCAACGCCTGTCCCTGGGACTACAGTGGGTTCCGCTACAACTTCATGGGACTCATCACCTTTGAGTATTGCCCCTTCTGGTTCCTTGGGTGCCTCttactagaaaaaataataatctgcaaCACTCTCAGGCTCCGGTTGAATGAACCTCCCAAATCCAAAGGACAGACCATCTCCAGATTTGAGCTTAAAGATGACTGA